Below is a window of Halomonas sp. Bachu 37 DNA.
GCGCGCGCCAGGCCGATGCGCTGACGCTGGCCACCGGAGAGCGCACCGCATGTCGAGGAGATCACCGTGTCGTAGCCGTTGGACAGTTCCAGGATCATTTCATGAACCCCGGCCTTCTTGGCGGCTTCGACCACCTTTTGCGGGTCGATGTTGCCAAAGCGAGCGATGTTTTCGCTGATGCTGCCGTCGAACAGTTCGATATCCTGAGGCAAATAGCCGATATAGGGGCCGATCTCGTCGCGGTTGTACTGGGTGATCTCGCCGCCGTCGAGGCGAACATCGCCGACCTGGGAGGGCCAGATGCCCAGCAGCACGCGGGCCAGGGTGGATTTACCGGCGGCGCTGGGGCCGATGATGCCGATATGTTCGCCCTTGCCTACGCTGAAGTTGATGCCGCGAATGGTCGCCATGCGCGATCCGGGCGGTGCCGCCGCAACGCCTTCCAGGCTGATCTCGCCCTTGGGCGCAGGCAGTGACATGCGCTTCTGCTCGTCGGGTATCTGGGTCAGTAGCTCGTTGAGCCGGTCGTAGGCGCCACGAGCGTTAACGAAGCCTTTCCAGCCGCCGATCATCTGGTCGATGGGTGCCAGGGCCCGGCCCATGAGGATGGAACCGGCGATCATCATGCCGGGAGTCATGTCGCCCTGCAGCACGAGGTATGCCCCCAATCCCAGGATCAGCGACTGGAACATCAAACGCAGCACCTTGGAGGTGTTCGTCAGGGCGCCCGCTCTGTCGCTGGCCTGTGACTGCTTGGACAGGAACTCATGGTGACGCTTGGACCAGCGCCCCATGATGCCGGGCAACATGCCCATGGCGTGGAGCACTTCGCTGTTGCGCAGGTTGGAGTTGGCCAGGTTCTGGGCCTGGATGTGTTCACTGTTGGCTTCGGCCAGCAGGCTCTTGGTCGCTTTCTCGTTGGCAACCGCCAGGCCCAACAGGATGATGCCCGCGCAGGTGGCGAAGATACCGAGCCACGGGTGGAACAGGAACAGCACGCCCAGGTAGACCGGAACCCAGGGCGCATCGAAAAACGCGAACAGGCCGTTGCCGGTAAGAAACTGGCGCAGGCTGGTCAAGTCGTTCAGCGGCTGGGCGCTCTGGGTGCCCTGGGCCATCAGACTGCGGCGGAACATGGCACTGTAAAGCCGGGAATTGATGTTGGTATCGAGACGATTGCCCACCCGAACCAGCATGCGCGAACGCACCAGTTCCAGCCCGCCCATGATCATGAACAGGAACACCACCACGAGGGTCAGCATTACGAGGGTATCGAGACTCTGGGTCGTGAGTACGCGGTCGTAGACCTGGAGCATGTACATCGGCGGGACGAGCATCAGCAAATTGACGAACATGCTGAAAAAACCCACCGAAACGAACGAACCCTTGCAGGCCTTCAACGCACGCTGCAGATCCGTTGCTTCCTGTTGCTTTGCCATGGGGCGGTTCACCGTTGATTCAAAGGGCGTCAAGCGCGGAAATTTAATCGCGGCAGCATAACAGAAATGCCCTTCGCCGGGGTAGGGGTCTAAAGGGTGAGACCGGAAACCCTCGCCAGGCGGGGCTGGCATGAGTGAGCAGCCACAATGTAGTAGCCGTTACCATGGTAGGCCCTAGTAGGCCCTAATAGACCTTGTTAGGGCCTATGAATCCGAATAGCATGTTGACAAGGGCACTCGTGGAGGCACCATGACTACCGAAACACTCGAACATCTACGCTCACAGATTTCGTCTCTCTCTCAGCCGGAACGTGCGGCGCTGGCTCGCGAGCTCATAATGAGCCTGGACGGCCCCATTGATGACTCCGTTGAGCAAGCTTGGAACGATGAGATCGTTCAGCGTGTCGCCAAGGTAAGAAGCGGCAATGCCACACTGCTTAGCCGTGCAGAATTCCGATCAAAGGTGCGCAAGAGGATAGACCAGTAACAGTGCGAACAGTAAGGATACTGGAAGAAGCCTCGCAGGAAGCGACCGAGGCAGCAGCATGGTACGAAAGCGAGCAACCTGGGCTTGGAGCCGAGTTCTTTGTAGCTGTTGATGCTGCCATTGATGTGATCGAAGAAAATCTTATCCCTTTATCTCCTCTCCCCAAAGAAGCTGGCAGTACCGGTGCGAAACGGCTGATTCTAGAGCGCTTCCCCTACGATATAGTCGCCATTGAATTACCCGAAGGAGCGGTTGTAATAGCCGTTGCCCACCACTCCCGAAAGCCAGGTTATTGGCGGGAACGCAGTAAGCCCTAACGCTAGCCATCCCCTGACCTTCTGCTGCCAGGTTTGGCCCACGCTGTGTGACATGATTCGTGGTAGGAGCGTGCGTAAGCCGCGCGAGGGTTTGGTGCTGTAACCTGTGAACCCCTCGCCCGGCGGAGCCGGCTTATCACCTGCCTTTCTGCTTCAGGTGTTCGTTCAGTGGGAGGCTAGTTCTTTAAAGAACGCTGGGTTGTCCTGAATTGCTGCCAGTACCTTGGCTGCGAGTCCAGTGGGGTTGCGGCGCTTGGTTTCCCAGCTTTTGATTGTATCAACGCTGGTACCCATGGCATTGGCAAATTCCGCCTGGGAAACATGTAACCTTGTTCGAATAGCCTTTACATCGGCCACTTCATGACGTGTGACACGGCTTGCCTGGGCCTTGCCCTGTTCGATATCAACAGCTTCCTGCAGTGATGATTGGAGTTCGTCAAAAATGTTCATTTGGAAACCTCCCCCTTCAAATGGTGAGTCAGGGCCTTCAATGTGGCTTTTTCGGCTGGCGTTAGACTGTCTTTCACGCTCTTGGGATAGGCCAGTATCAGGTAAATGACTTCTGCGGTAGCCAGAAAGTAAATAACCCGAGCGCCGCCACGTTTTCCTTGATGTTCAAACGCCATACGGACTTTGCGCAGCCCACCTGTGCCTCGAATAAGGTCACCTTTATCGGGCTGAGCGATGAGGATGCGTTGGAGTTCCTTCAGTTCATCATCTGAAGCCATAGCTTGGATCTGTCGGGTAAAGGTCGGCGTTTCGATAAATTCGATGGCATGACTCACATCAAGCGCATCCTTCAGTCAACGCATCATAGCATGTACATAGTACACCTAAGTAGAGCAAGACGTCGATATGGATAACCCGTGCGAGTTTATGTGGGTGGCTGAGTCTGGAAACCCTCGCCGGCTGAGCCGGCCTACTATCGGAATTCGAAGGGAGTTTGGGCCAGACAGGCAAACGCCCGGCTGAACCGGGCGTTTGTTATTTTAGTCAGCTAAAACGCCAACCAGGAGTGCTTAACGATATACCGGGAAGCGGGAGCAGATTTCCTCCACCTTGCCTTTCACTTGCGCTTCGATGTCAGCGGTGTCTTCACCCTTGGCCAGAACATCGAGGATATCGCAGATCCAGGTGGCCAGGTCGCCACAATCGTCTTCATCGAAGCCACGAGTGGTCACGGCGGGGGTGCCGATCCGCAGGCCGGAGGTGACGAACGGGCTTTGCGGGTCGTTGGGCACGGCGTTCTTGTTGACGGTGATGTGCGCCCGGCCCAGGGCGGCATCGGCATCCTTTCCGGTAACGCCCTGCTTGATCAGCGACAGCAGAAAGAGATGATCTTCGGTGCCGCCGGAGACGATGTCGTAACCACGCTCGATGAAAACCCCCGCCATGGCCTGGGCATTGCTGACCACTTGCTGCTGGTAAGTCTTGAACTCGGGCTCCATGGCTTCCTTGAAGCAGACCGCCTTGGCGGCGATGGCATGCATCAAGGGGCCGCCCTGCCCGCCCGGGAAGACGGCGGATTGCAGCTTCTTCTCGATATCGGCGTCGTTTTCGGCGGAGAGGATCAAGCCGCCACGCGGGCCGCGCAGAGTCTTGTGGGTGGTGGTGGTGACCACATGGGCGTGGGGCACGGGGCTGGGGTAGACGCCGCCCGCCACCAGGCCGGCCACGTGAGCCATGTCGACCAGCAGGTAAGCACCCACTTCATCGGCGATTTCACGGAACCTGGCCCAATCGATGACCTGCGAGTAGGCGGAGAAGCCGGCGATGATCAACTTCGGCTTATGTTCACGGGCCAGGCGCGCCACTTCTTCGTAATCGATCAGCTCCTGCTCGTTCAAGCCGTACTGGATAGCGTTGTAGTGCTTGCCCGAGAAGTTGGGCTTGGCGCCGTGGGTCAGGTGACCGCCAGCGTCCAGGCTCATGCCCAGCACCGTATCACCCGGCTTGACCAGCGCCTGAAATACCGCGCTGTTGGCCTGGGAGCCGGAGTGCGGCTGGACGTTGGCATAGGTGGCGTCGAACAGCTGCTTGGCATAGTCGATCGCCAGGTTTTCGACGATATCGACGAACTCGCAGCCACCATAGTAACGCTTGCCGGGGTAACCTTCCGCGTACTTGTTGGTCAGCTGGCTGCCTTGGGCTTCCAGTACGCGGGGGCTGGTGTAGTTTTCGGACGCGATCAATTCGATGTGGGCTTCCTGGCGGGCCACTTCCTGGTTAATGGCATCCAACAGGGCGTCATCGAATCCGGCAATTGTCATGTCACGGCTGAACATCGGCGAGAAACCTCATAACGAAACGTGCAAGCTTGGAAGAAGTCAGGCGCTCATCATAGCGCAGCATGACGCGGGTTTCATGGAATCCGCGTCACGTATTGCATGAGCGAGGCTCATGTTATTGGAAGTATCGCCAGCTCATGTTACGAGCTCAGCGGGTTTCCACCTGAACGTCGAGCTGCCGCGATACTCCCAGGGGGTCGTTGGTGTAGGTTTCCAGATTGCTCTCCGCTGGCAGATCGATGTTGATCTCGAGTTCCTCGGCGCTACCTTCCAGCAACGTGACCAGGCCGAGCAGCACCTGCTGCACCTCGGGGCCGAACATCATGCCGAATCCTTGAGCCTGGGTTCGCGCCTGCTCGATCAGCTGTGCTTCGCTGATGCCTTCAAGGGCGGCCCCGACCGTTACCAGCCGGGAAAAGAGACCCATGTCGCTGAGCGTGAGCGAGAGATCACCGCCGAGCAGCGTAGCGGCATCTAATAGGCTGGTATCGTGGAAGGCCTCCATGGGTTCGGCGTTGTTGGGCAGGATCAACGGTACGTTCATGTCGAACAGCAGGCGCATCGCATTGTCGATGTTGATATTGCTGTCTCCACCCAGCACGCTATGGCCTTCCTGCTGTTCCCAGCGTCCGGTAAAACCGGCGTCCAGCTTGAGCTGCCCGCTGCCATCGGTGAGCACGTTGCTGGCCATGCGCATCTGGGCGCGCTCGGCCGCCGGCGCCATGGCGATCATGCGTTCGAGGTCGATCTCGAAGGCGTCGAGCTGCATGCCGGCTTCGGCATCGCTGATGTCGCCGTCGATGCGCAACCGGTCGAAGCGGCCCACCAGCTGGTCGCTGTCGATCTGCATGTTCTCCAGCAACAGCAAGCCGAGCTGCTCCTCGCCTTTCTCCTGCAGCCCGGTGAGCTCTTCCAGCCGCATGCTTTCAAGCATCAACGAGCCGCTGCCGAAGCCTTCCAGGTTCTCCCCGGTGGCGGACAGGTTGGTCAATTCCAGCAGTCCGACCGCCTCGGCACTCAGCGATTCGCCGTAGATGCGTTCGACCTCCAGACGCCCCTGGCCACGCGCTCCGGTTTCTTCCATCAGCGCTTGCGCCGCATCCGAACTCAAGTCGACCATCAGTTGATCGATGGTCAAGCCGCCAAGGCGGTAATCCTCTCCGGCCTGGGCATCGTAATGGGAATATACCGCTCGCGAAGGCTCGTTGAGAACGACCTCGTCTATGCTCAGCAAGACCAGGTCGGTCAGGGCATCCTCGATACGAATATCTTCCAAGGTGACGCGCTCCGGCTCGTCATAATCACCGTGGACGACATAGCTGCCGATGTGCAGCCGCTCCCCGTCTACGCTGGTATAAACGACGTCTTCCGCCGTGTAGCGACTACGCAGAAAAGCATCGGAAAGCTCACCGATCTGCAGCTCGCCGCCATCGGCGAAAAGCGCCTGCAACTCGGCTTCAAGACGCTCGGTACTGGCAAAGGCCGGGGTGGCGCAAAACGCGGCGAAAGCGAAGACAGCGCCTGAGCGCAGCGAGTTGGCAGCAGTGGGAAAAAGCGGCATCGAGTAACCTCCAGAAAGTATTAATCCAAGTTTAGCAAACCCGATGCCCCCTCGCTGCAGTAACGCCATGCGTAGGCCCCCATGCCCGGCAGAGCGCCGCGCTTCGAGGCATCGATCCTACGCCTCACCCAGCAGGCCGAGGCTGGCCGCCGGGGCTTGGCGGCGCAGGCCGCGGGACAGCAAGTGACCGATGATGCCGATGAGTACGGCGCCGCCCAGAGGCAGCAGCAGCCAAAGCTCCCAATGCAGGCGCGGCGGCAAGTCGAGCCAGAACAGGTACAGGGCGGCGGTGGCAAGTTCGGCCAGTATCGCCGCCAGGAAACCGCTGGCGAAGCCCAGCAGGGCGAATTCCGCCCCCTGGATGCGCGAGATCATGCTGTTGCCGGCGCCGAATACCCGCAGCAGGCCGCTTTCGTGGGCGCGCACCGGCCGACTGGCGGTGAGGGCGGCGTAGAGCACGCTGATTCCCGCCAGCAACACCAGGGCCAGCACCAGCTCGATGGCGCGGGTCACTTGTCCCAGCACATCGCGCACCTGGCCGAGAATCGCTTCCACGTTGAGCAGGGTAACGCCGGGAAAGTCCGCAACCAGTTCACGCACCAAACCTTGCTCCTGCTCTTCCAGATAGAACGCGGTGATGTAGCTGTGGCCGAAGCGTTCGAGCACTTCGGGCGGGAAGATGACGAAGAAGTTGGGCTTGAAGCTGTCCCAGTTCAGGCTGCGCAGGCTGGTGATCTCGGCGGTTATCTCCTCGCCGCCGATGGCGAAGGTCATTTCGTCGCCCAGTTCCAGCCCCAGACGCTCGGCCAGGCCGTCCTCGACCGAAATGGGCACCGACCGGGATTGCCGCTGGGCGTCCACTTGCGACATCCAACCCTCCTCGGCTCCATCCTGGATCTGATCCGCCGTGA
It encodes the following:
- a CDS encoding type I secretion system permease/ATPase, with the translated sequence MAKQQEATDLQRALKACKGSFVSVGFFSMFVNLLMLVPPMYMLQVYDRVLTTQSLDTLVMLTLVVVFLFMIMGGLELVRSRMLVRVGNRLDTNINSRLYSAMFRRSLMAQGTQSAQPLNDLTSLRQFLTGNGLFAFFDAPWVPVYLGVLFLFHPWLGIFATCAGIILLGLAVANEKATKSLLAEANSEHIQAQNLANSNLRNSEVLHAMGMLPGIMGRWSKRHHEFLSKQSQASDRAGALTNTSKVLRLMFQSLILGLGAYLVLQGDMTPGMMIAGSILMGRALAPIDQMIGGWKGFVNARGAYDRLNELLTQIPDEQKRMSLPAPKGEISLEGVAAAPPGSRMATIRGINFSVGKGEHIGIIGPSAAGKSTLARVLLGIWPSQVGDVRLDGGEITQYNRDEIGPYIGYLPQDIELFDGSISENIARFGNIDPQKVVEAAKKAGVHEMILELSNGYDTVISSTCGALSGGQRQRIGLARALYGNPVLLVLDEPNANLDDAGERALSQSIAQLKAEGTTLFVISHRTSVLKNMDKLLVMKEGQVSMFGPRDQVLAQFAKKPRAQVSQQNAARLSAIQGGRGGEES
- a CDS encoding addiction module protein, producing the protein MTTETLEHLRSQISSLSQPERAALARELIMSLDGPIDDSVEQAWNDEIVQRVAKVRSGNATLLSRAEFRSKVRKRIDQ
- the nadS gene encoding NadS family protein, whose product is MNIFDELQSSLQEAVDIEQGKAQASRVTRHEVADVKAIRTRLHVSQAEFANAMGTSVDTIKSWETKRRNPTGLAAKVLAAIQDNPAFFKELASH
- a CDS encoding type II toxin-antitoxin system RelE/ParE family toxin, with amino-acid sequence MASDDELKELQRILIAQPDKGDLIRGTGGLRKVRMAFEHQGKRGGARVIYFLATAEVIYLILAYPKSVKDSLTPAEKATLKALTHHLKGEVSK
- the glyA gene encoding serine hydroxymethyltransferase encodes the protein MFSRDMTIAGFDDALLDAINQEVARQEAHIELIASENYTSPRVLEAQGSQLTNKYAEGYPGKRYYGGCEFVDIVENLAIDYAKQLFDATYANVQPHSGSQANSAVFQALVKPGDTVLGMSLDAGGHLTHGAKPNFSGKHYNAIQYGLNEQELIDYEEVARLAREHKPKLIIAGFSAYSQVIDWARFREIADEVGAYLLVDMAHVAGLVAGGVYPSPVPHAHVVTTTTHKTLRGPRGGLILSAENDADIEKKLQSAVFPGGQGGPLMHAIAAKAVCFKEAMEPEFKTYQQQVVSNAQAMAGVFIERGYDIVSGGTEDHLFLLSLIKQGVTGKDADAALGRAHITVNKNAVPNDPQSPFVTSGLRIGTPAVTTRGFDEDDCGDLATWICDILDVLAKGEDTADIEAQVKGKVEEICSRFPVYR